The genomic segment ATTACAATGAAATAAATACTTTTCTGAATTTCATAATTAGTAAGCTGAATTAAATTGTAAAGTAAGTTTTTAATAAAATTTTGTTTGTTGAATTAAAATAAGTTTTATCACTAATTTAAAAATTAATGTTATGGCAAATTCGAAGTCTATTATTCTTATACACGGTAATTTCGTAAACGATATAAGCTGGTTAAAGTGGAAAGAAAGGTATGAACAAAGAGGTTATAATGTATACACACCTGCAAATCCGGGTCATGATGGAACTCCTTCAGATTTGAGAAAAAATGTACATCCAGCTCTTACCAAAACCGGATTTATAGACGTGGTGAATAATATTAAGCAATTAATAGATTCTCTGCCTGAAAAACCTTTGATTATTGGACATTCAATGGCAGGAATGGCGGCAATGAAGCTTTTGGAATTAGATAAAGCGGCAGCGGCAGTTAGTATTGATGGAGCACCGCCAAAGAATGTGTTTCCGCCCTTTACAACATTAAAAGCAGTATTGCCTGCATTTGGCTTTTTTTCTTCAGCAAAATATTTTATGGGAAGTCGCGACTGGTACGACAAATGTTTTTTTAATACACTGCCTCAAAGAGATAGAGCTAAAGCTTTTGATGATATTGCAGTGCCGGAAAGTTACAAAGTTAGTCGTGAACTGGTATTGAATTCCTTTTCAAATATCGATTTTGCTAAATCGCATAAACCAATTTTGTTTATTGGTGGCGGCAGTGATAATATATTTCCGGCATCATTAACGACAAAACTGGCAGGAAAATATAAAGAAGGCAGCGGTCGTGTAGATCTAAAGATTTTTCAGGGCAAAAGTCATTTCATATGCGGAGAGTCTGGTTGGGAAACAGTTGCAGATTTTATTCTTGATTGGTACGAGAAATTGTAATCTGTAATAAATAAAGAGCGACATTTTTTAGGCATTTTAATTCGCTTTTTTAGGAAAATATCTGCTGATGAAATATCACAGTTGATATCAAATTATTTAAAACCATTATTAATTTATAAAAAGAAAACTAAGATGAGTAAGATTACAGTAAAAGACGGAACCGAAATTTATTATAAAGATTGGGGAACTGGTACACCCATATTTTTTCACCACGGATGGCCATTGTCAGCAGATGATTGGGATGCGCAGATGTTGTTTTTTTTAGATCAGGGATTTAGGGTAATTGCGCATGATAGAAGAGGTCATGGAAGATCTACACAAACTTACACAGGCAATGAAATGGATACATACGCTGCAGATGTGGCAGAACTTACCGAATTTTTAGATTTAAAAGATGCGATACATATTGGTCACTCTACAGGTGGAGGTGAAGCTATTCATTACGCGGCGAAATATGGTAAAAACCGCGTTTCTAAAGTAATACTTATTAGTGCGGTAACACCTTACATGGTTCATGATGAAAATAATCCTGATGGCGTGCCTATAGAGGTTTTTAACGACATTCGCTTCAATACAGCCAATAATAGACAGCAATTTTATCATGATATTACCTTTCCATTTTACGGATATAACAGAGAAGGAGCAAATATTAAAAAAGGAATTCAGGACAATTGGTGGCGTCAGGGAATGATGGGTGGCATAAAAGCTCATTATGACTGTATTAAAGCTTTCTCTGAAACTGATTTTACCGAAGATTTAAAAAGTGTTGATTTTCCGTTACTGATTCTTCATGGTGAAGACGATCAAATTGTGCCTTACAATGTAACGGCTTTAAGAGCAGCTAAATTGGTAAAAAACGGAAAATTGATAACCTATCCTGGACTTTGTCACGGAATGCCAACAACAGATGCTGATACAATTAATCAGGATATCTTGAATTTCATAAAAGGATAGAGATTTTGTCACTGTATTTTTTTGAAGATTTATAGTATTTAAGTAAATGAAATAAAACATGGAAGCTAATACCTATTCAAAAACAGCTTTGATATTAGTTGATCCTTTTAATGATTTTCTCTCAGAAGGCGGAAAATTATATTCTGTTACAAAAGAAACTGTAGAAGGTATTTTGTTGGTAGAAAATCTTAAAAAATTAATTAAAGGAGCACGAGAGCGAAAAATACAAATAGTGTATGCACCGCATCATCATACGACAAAAGAAGATTATCTAAATTGGAAATTTTTATCACCTTCGCATCAGGGAAGCAAAAACACAGTTCTTTTTGAGAAAAATAGCTGGGGAGCAGAATTTCACCCTGAACTTTTGCCTGAACCCGGAGATTTAATTGCTCAGAATCACTGGACTGCGAGTGGATTTGCTAATACTGATCTTGATTTTTTGCTGCGAGCACATAATATCGATCGTATTTTAGTGGCAGGAATGAGAGCAAACACTTGTATTGATTCTACTGCACGATATGGTGTAGAATTGGGATATCATGTAACGTTGATTAAAGATGGAATTGCGGCATTTAATTGGGAAGAAATCAGGGTTACTGTTGAGGTTACTTTTCCTAATTATGGACACGCAATATTAAGCACTGAGGAATTTATAAATACACCAAAATTGTGAAGTAATGGAAATCATATCTGAAAGCAGTGCCACGGCTGTAATTAACGCATCAATAGAATCAATTGATTTGACGGAATGGGTTTTTACTTTAAAGAGTCATGAATATCAAGCATGTTCAACGGGGCATATTGCGGCAGGAAGTTCAATTTCGGCAGATGGTAAACGAATGTCTATAAATGTCGAGCAGGTAGCGGGTAATCTTTTAGTTCAAAATTATATAGAAGAAATAGGAAAGAGAGACCATTGTAGATTAAACTCTATATCGGATTCTTTTTCAGATTCAGGCCGAACAAAGCTGGGAGTAATATGGGAACTAAAAGTAGAAAAATTGACCCCAAACAGTTGTCAGTTTACAAATTTGGTTAAAGTTTTAATGACTGATGAATTTTCTTCAATGCTTCGATCAGCAGGTATTACCGATTTGAGTCCAATTAAAGCTGGTATGTCTGAGAATGTATCTTTACATAATCAGGAAGAAACACCGTTATTTGCAAAAGATATTGAGCGTAAAGCTCATTCCGGAGTTTGGAAATAAGTTTAGTATAATGTTCAAAAGTAAAAAGCCTTTAAATAGTTAGATTTAAAGGCTTTTTTTTTATCTGGCGGAGAAAGAGGTTTCTCCCTGTTTTATTAAAACCCTAGTAAATACTAGGCTTTAGATGCTATTTAAGAGTTGGCACAGAAAAAAAAGTGTACCTCGAAATTTTAACCAATTTCCTTGAACAAATATAGGTTAAAAACAACTTAAATTTACAAAAATTATATGGAATTTCTAGAGCTTTAAAAATCTAAATTCGACATCTATTTGTCAATTGATGTATTTTGAAGGTATGTTAGAACATTAATATGGGGGTTTTTGAGTAATTAGAGTTGTGATGATTTCAATCTATTTCAAAAATTTTATTTATGATTCATGGGAATTCTTTGTAAATGCAAAATGATTTGGTAAGTAGATAAAAACTAGATTTCAATCTATTTATTATAATATTCTTTTCTGATTCTCCAGAAAATCTTTGTATATACAAGTTCTCTAAAATGAGAGCCTGCCTGTCTTCTATAGTAGGAAAGCTTAGTTTTTTAATCCAGTTTATGTTTGCTTAGAAAAATTGAGTAAATAATCTGTAGTTGGTATAGTATTGGCGG from the Flavobacterium sp. genome contains:
- a CDS encoding alpha/beta hydrolase, which encodes MANSKSIILIHGNFVNDISWLKWKERYEQRGYNVYTPANPGHDGTPSDLRKNVHPALTKTGFIDVVNNIKQLIDSLPEKPLIIGHSMAGMAAMKLLELDKAAAAVSIDGAPPKNVFPPFTTLKAVLPAFGFFSSAKYFMGSRDWYDKCFFNTLPQRDRAKAFDDIAVPESYKVSRELVLNSFSNIDFAKSHKPILFIGGGSDNIFPASLTTKLAGKYKEGSGRVDLKIFQGKSHFICGESGWETVADFILDWYEKL
- a CDS encoding alpha/beta hydrolase, which produces MSKITVKDGTEIYYKDWGTGTPIFFHHGWPLSADDWDAQMLFFLDQGFRVIAHDRRGHGRSTQTYTGNEMDTYAADVAELTEFLDLKDAIHIGHSTGGGEAIHYAAKYGKNRVSKVILISAVTPYMVHDENNPDGVPIEVFNDIRFNTANNRQQFYHDITFPFYGYNREGANIKKGIQDNWWRQGMMGGIKAHYDCIKAFSETDFTEDLKSVDFPLLILHGEDDQIVPYNVTALRAAKLVKNGKLITYPGLCHGMPTTDADTINQDILNFIKG
- a CDS encoding isochorismatase family cysteine hydrolase — protein: MEANTYSKTALILVDPFNDFLSEGGKLYSVTKETVEGILLVENLKKLIKGARERKIQIVYAPHHHTTKEDYLNWKFLSPSHQGSKNTVLFEKNSWGAEFHPELLPEPGDLIAQNHWTASGFANTDLDFLLRAHNIDRILVAGMRANTCIDSTARYGVELGYHVTLIKDGIAAFNWEEIRVTVEVTFPNYGHAILSTEEFINTPKL